A DNA window from Pristis pectinata isolate sPriPec2 chromosome 29, sPriPec2.1.pri, whole genome shotgun sequence contains the following coding sequences:
- the c29h2orf68 gene encoding UPF0561 protein C2orf68 homolog — translation MELEDESSVSRDKTAAKTARLDMSHGFVHHIRRNQIARDDYDKEVRQAKERQKKRQTPAPVRPRKPDLQVYHPRRRNGAENFSGFDCEESNESSSSTDPEPQNTTRESQNTELFCLDYQADDKIVTSVIIHQGDDPKKVAEKIGSKNSLEPLMKEALRLRIQEEIEKRISKR, via the exons ATGGAGCTCGAGGATGAAAGCTCCGTTTCCAGGGATAAAACGGCGGCAAAGACCGCCCGCCTCGACATGAGCCACGGCTTTGTCCACCACATCCGCCGCAACCAGATCGCCAG AGATGACTATGACAAGGAAGTGAGACAGGCAAAAGAAAGGCAGAAGAAGAGGCAGACTCCTGCTCCAGTCCGTCCACGTAAGCCAGACCTGCAGGTGTACCATCCACGCAGGAGAA ATGGAGCAGAGAATTTCTCTGGCTTTGACTGTGAGGAGTCAAACGAAAGCAGCTCAAGCACCGATCCAGAGCCACAGAATACCACAAGAGAGTCACAGAACACTGAGCTATTCTGCTTGGATTACCAAGCAGATGATAAAATTGTTACATCGGTCATAATTCATCAG GGTGATGACCCCAAGAAAGTGGCAGAAAAAATTGGGTCTAAGAATAGCTTGGAGCCTTTGATGAAAGAAGCATTGAGGCTAAGAATCCAGGAGGAAATTGAAAAGAGGATCTCAAAGCGTTGA